From Ovis aries strain OAR_USU_Benz2616 breed Rambouillet chromosome 21, ARS-UI_Ramb_v3.0, whole genome shotgun sequence, a single genomic window includes:
- the LOC101102942 gene encoding olfactory receptor 10D1B-like, whose product MRNASVVTEFILLGIPHTEDLETMLFVLFLSFYIFTLMGNLLILLAIVSSTRLHTPMYFFLCKLSVCDIFFPSVSSPKMLFYLAGNSRAISYAGCVSQLFFYHFLGCTECFLYTVMAYDRFVAICYPLRYTIILSHRVCAILAMGTSFFGCIQAIFLTTLTFQLPYCGPSEVDYYFCDIPVMLKLACADTSALEMVGLISVGLMPLSCFLLILTSYSCIVYSILQIRSTEGQQRAFSTCSAHLTAILLSFMPVVLIYLQPTPNPWLNATVQVLNNLVTPMLNPLIYSLRNKEVKYSLRKVLEEMALIHEK is encoded by the coding sequence ATGAGGAACGCCTCGGTGGTGACTGAGTTTATTCTGCTGGGCATCCCGCACACAGAGGACCTGGAGACCATGCTCTTTGTCCTGTTTCTGTCCTTCTACATCTTCACCCTAATGGGGAACCTGCTCATCCTACTGGCAATTGTCTCCTCCACTCGGCTGCACactcccatgtacttcttcctatGTAAACTGTCTGTGTGTGAcatattttttccctctgtgagTTCCCCCAAGATGCTCTTCTACCTTGCAGGGAACAGCAGAGCCATCTCCTATGCAGGCTGCGTGTCGCAGCTCTTTTTCTACCACTTCCTGGGTTGTACCGAGTGTTTCCTGTACACGGTAATGGCCTATGATCGCTTTGTTGCCATATGTTACCCTCTGCGCTACACAATAATCCTGAGTCACAGAGTGTGTGCCATCCTGGCCATGGGCACCTCGTTTTTTGGGTGCATTCAGGCCATCTTTCTAACTACACTCACCTTCCAATTGCCCTACTGTGGCCCCAGTGAGGTGGACTATTACTTCTGCGATATCccagtgatgctaaagctggctTGTGCAGACACCTCGGCCCTAGAGATGGTGGGATTAATCAGTGTGGGTCTCATGCCCCTCAGCTGCTTCCTTCTCATCCTCACCTCCTACAGCTGCATCGTTTACTCCATTCTTCAAATTCGATCGACCGAAGGCCAACAGCGTGCCTTCTCCACCTGCAGCGCCCACCTCACTGCCATCCTCCTCTCCTTTATGCCAGTGGTTCTCATCTACCTGCAGCCCACCCCTAACCCTTGGCTTAATGCAACTGTTCAGGTCCTGAATAACCTTGTCACCCCCATGCTTAACCCCTTGATCTACAGCTTGAGAAATAAGGAAGTGAAATATTCTCTGAGGAAGGTGCTAGAGGAGATGGCCCTCATTCATGAGAAGTGA